A single window of Doryrhamphus excisus isolate RoL2022-K1 chromosome 5, RoL_Dexc_1.0, whole genome shotgun sequence DNA harbors:
- the LOC131129586 gene encoding signal-transducing adaptor protein 1-like, whose amino-acid sequence MMNKRQGRAMSQMPNCYYEGYLEKRSFKDKKGRKLWTRLCGNTLFFFNDKRDTEYIEKLDLSGLISITDDNTVDCNLDVARLNLLIKDNDIGFSAPNAEVRELWKGFIQSVAELSVSSALNLLPGQMLMLEEVVKKEKERLETIQQRSPSPCLKPKEDMPECFHPVSRTEAELLLEREADRGNMLLRPSRDGNAFAISTREELNGPIYKHYRVSKHENCCTIDLDNPVSCTSLSDVIEYFMDTTEGALIALSREETYEQNISYIGFDNENGERTVRDASTDVTPPSLPAKPALPRVPSEEKENVYVNDHEKKDFTANKSSEPEMKVGKSENAPVPARRKFLPSQASIAGSTHGKEPKMRSQTGALGQTISELKMMFERGRQT is encoded by the exons ATGATGAACAAACGACAAGGGCGAGCCATGAGCCAGATGCCAAACTGTTACTATGAGGGATACCTGGAGAAGAGGTCATTTAAAGATAAG AAAGGTCGCAAACTGTGGACGCGCCTGTGTGGGAACACACTTTTCTTCTTCAATGACAAGAGAGACACTGAG TACATTGAAAAGCTGGATCTCAGCGGGCTGATTTCAATCACGGATGACAACACGGTGGATTGTAACCTGGATGTAGCCAGACTGAACCTCCTGATCAAAGATAACGACATTGGATTTTCT GCTCCAAATGCAGAGGTTCGGGAGCTTTGGAAAGGCTTCATTCAATCTGTGGCTGAG CTGTCAGTTTCTTCCGCTCTCAACCTGCTGCCGGGACAAATGCTCATGCTGGAAGAGGttgtgaaaaaagaaaaagaaagactaGAAACTATCCAACAACGTTCTCCGAGCCCATGTCTCAAACCCAAAGAAGACATGCCAGA GTGTTTCCACCCAGTGTCTCGCACGGAAGCAGAGCTTCTTCTTGAGAGAGAGGCCGACAGAGGAAATATGCTGCTCAGGCCCAGCAGGGACGGCAACGCCTTCGCTATCAGCACCAGAGAAGAACTCAATGG GCCCATATACAAGCATTACCGTGTGAGCAAACATGAAAACTGCTGCACCATCGATTTGGACAATCCT GTCTCCTGTACTTCACTATCCGACGTCATCGAGTACTTCATGGACACCACAGAGGGTGCTCTGATTGCTCTATCCAGGGAGGAAACCTATGAGCAGAACATCT cTTATATTGGCTTTGATAATGAAAATGGAGAGAGGACTGTGCGGGATGCTTCCACAGATGTCACCCCGCCTAGTTTACCAGCCAAACCAG cactGCCAAGAGTGCCgagtgaagaaaaagaaaatgtctaTGTGAATGATCATG AGAAGAAAGATTTCACTGCCAACAAGTCGTCAG AGCCCGAAATGAAAGTTGGGAAATCAGAGAACGCTCCAGTTCCTGCAAGACGCAAATTTCTGCCCTCCCAAGCCTCCATCGCTGGGTCGACACACGGAAAAGAGCCGAAGATGAGGAGTCAAACGGGTGCTCTGGGCCAGA CCATTTCAGAACTCAAGATGATGTTTGAAAGAGGACGGCAAACCTGA
- the fsd1 gene encoding fibronectin type III and SPRY domain-containing protein 1, which produces MGDQKESLRKITHTLATKNEEISNFICSLKQSLDNLEANSTRVQDDLELEFNALHTVLDEMKENMLTRIKQERASRTYELQNQLSACSKALESSEELLELANQTLCSSQTDGFTQAAKDIKDSVTMAPAFRLSLKAKAGDNMSHLMVDFSQEKDLLKGLKFLPVPATPEIQVSECQVCDNTVTVIWSLAEPDSKIDHYILEHRRTNHEGPPRIREDYPWMVVEGIKEMEHILTGLRFDTRFMTFRVRACNKAVAGDFSEPVTLETHAFTFKLDSASAHQNLKVEDLSVEWDGSGGKVQDIRKEKTRISSPMQSPARPALMSPKRVPTVRPSRDRFTAESYTVLADTAIDAGQQYWEVRFDKESKAFAVGIALRNLGRFDQLGKSSASWCIHLNNWLQQSLTAKHNNKARTLDCAIPSSIGVFCNYDEGVLSFFNAKTKQLMHTFRTKFQQPVIPAFMVWNGSFSVVTGLQVPSVVQSGQRKNSGTSSSNASLT; this is translated from the exons ATGGGAGACCAGAAG GAGTCTCTACGTAAAATCACCCACACGCTGGCCACCAAGAATGAGGAGATTTCCAATTTTATCTGCAGTCTCAAACAAAGCCTGGATAACTTGGAG GCCAACTCTACCAGAGTACAGGATGACCTTGAGTTGGAGTTCAATGCCCTCCACACAGTTCTGGATGAGATGAAGGAGAACATGTTGACACGCATTAAGCAAGAGCGAGCCAGCCGCACGTACGAACTGCAG AATCAGCTAAGCGCGTGTTCTAAAGCGCTGGAAAGTTCAGAGGAGCTGCTGGAGCTGGCCAATCAGACACTTTGCTCCTCCCAGACGGACGGCTTCACGCAG GCAGCCAAAGACATTAAGGATAG CGTGACAATGGCTCCGGCCTTCCGCCTCTCCCTGAAGGCCAAGGCCGGCGACAACATGAGCCACTTGATGGTGGACTTCAGCCAGGAGAAGGACTTGCTTAAGGGGCTCAAGTTTCTCCCAG TTCCGGCGACACCAGAGATCCAAGTGTCGGAGTGCCAGGTGTGTGACAACACAGTGACTGTCATTTGGAGCTTAGCAGAGCCTGACAGCAAAATAGACCATTACATCCTGGAACATCGGCGGACCAACCACGAGGGCCCACCACGCATCCGAGAGGACTATCCTTGGATGGTGGTGGAGGGGATAAAGGAGATGGAACACATACTGACTG GTCTGCGTTTTGACACTCGTTTCATGACGTTCAGAGTGAGGGCATGTAACAAGGCCGTGGCAGGGGACTTCTCTGAGCCTGTTACTCTGGAAACACACG CGTTCACTTTCAAATTGGACTCTGCGTCAGCCCACCAGAACCTGAAAGTAGAGGATCTGAGTGTGGAGTGGGACGGCAGTGGAGGAAAGGTTCAGGACATTCGCAAAGAAAAGACCAGAATCAGCTCGCCCATGCAGTCACCAGCCAG GCCAGCCTTGATGTCGCCTAAGAGAGTACCAACGGTCCGACCCAGCAGAGACCGCTTCACAGCAGAGTCCTACACAGTCCTtg CCGACACCGCCATCGATGCTGGCCAGCAATACTGGGAGGTGCGCTTCGACAAGGAGAGCAAGGCCTTCGCCGTGGGCATAGCTCTGCGCAACCTCGGACGCTTTGACCAGCTGGGCAAGAGCAGTGCCTCCTGGTGCATCCACCTGAACAACTGGCTACAGCAGAGTCTCACAGCCAAGCATAACAATAAGGCCCGAACACTGGACTGCGCTATCCCGAGCAGTATAGGAGTCTTCTGTAATTATGATGAAG GCGTTCTTTCCTTTTTCAACGCCAAAACCAAGCAGCTGATGCACACCTTCAGGACCAAGTTCCAGCAGCCGGTAATCCCGGCATTCATG GTGTGGAATGGCAGCTTCTCGGTGGTGACAGGCCTGCAGGTCCCTAGCGTGGTCCAAAGTGGCCAGAGAAAGAATAGCGGTACCAGCAGCTCCAATGCCAGCCTCACCTAG
- the LOC131129433 gene encoding uncharacterized protein LOC131129433 isoform X1, with protein MMVEMLLKQTTLVLLSVCVAAKTQCTAILNETRTRVVVPAGSTLTLCYQLRSWTPKRFEIYWHFNPSGPSFDNSEIININHLSKETEDTFQMHTVVNVSKNNSGWYFCRINADIPKLMTEDCHGTEVSISAPSKAVLIPDTWWLWVTLGVLGLIVLVLLILCVLLTRQRNRRERSHPIYINTQPPPCPPSTAQLRVPQNSQKLRTPSPVRDNNNRPKQQQRGHK; from the exons ATGATGGTGGAAATGTTATTGAAGCAGACGACGCTGGTGTTACTCAGTG TGTGTGTAGCTGCCAAGACACAATGCACAGCTATTTTAAACGAAACACGGACAAGAGTGGTCGTGCCGGCGGGTTCCACTCTGACTTTGTGCTACCAACTGAGGAGCTGGACACCAAAGAGATTCGAGATATACTGGCATTTTAATCCATCTGGACCCTCGTTTGACAACTCTGAGATAATCAATATAAATCATTTGTCAAAAGAAACAGAGGACACATTTCAGATGCACACTGTAGTCAATGTTTCAAAAAATAACAGCGGATGGTACTTTTGCAGAATCAATGCAGACATTCCCAAACTAATGACTGAGGACTGTCATGGAACAGAAGTGA GTATTTCTGCTCCTTCCAAAGCTGTGTTAATTCCGGACACCTGGTGGCTCTGGGTCACATTGGGAGTTTTAGGACTCATTGTACTGGTTCTGCTGATCCTATGTGTGCTTCTGACCAGGCAGCGTAATCGCAGAG AAAGGAGCCATCCAAtctacataaacacacaaccTCCCCCATGCCCACCCTCAACTGCCCAGCTCAGGGTGCCTCAAAACTCCCAGAAGCTGCGCACCCCGAGTCCTGTTAGGGACAACAACAACAGGCCCAAACAGCAACAAAGAGGCCACAAATGA
- the LOC131129433 gene encoding uncharacterized protein LOC131129433 isoform X2, which yields MMVEMLLKQTTLVLLSVCVAAKTQCTAILNETRTRVVVPAGSTLTLCYQLRSWTPKRFEIYWHFNPSGPSFDNSEIININHLSKETEDTFQMHTVVNVSKNNSGWYFCRINADIPKLMTEDCHGTEVTVLIPDTWWLWVTLGVLGLIVLVLLILCVLLTRQRNRRERSHPIYINTQPPPCPPSTAQLRVPQNSQKLRTPSPVRDNNNRPKQQQRGHK from the exons ATGATGGTGGAAATGTTATTGAAGCAGACGACGCTGGTGTTACTCAGTG TGTGTGTAGCTGCCAAGACACAATGCACAGCTATTTTAAACGAAACACGGACAAGAGTGGTCGTGCCGGCGGGTTCCACTCTGACTTTGTGCTACCAACTGAGGAGCTGGACACCAAAGAGATTCGAGATATACTGGCATTTTAATCCATCTGGACCCTCGTTTGACAACTCTGAGATAATCAATATAAATCATTTGTCAAAAGAAACAGAGGACACATTTCAGATGCACACTGTAGTCAATGTTTCAAAAAATAACAGCGGATGGTACTTTTGCAGAATCAATGCAGACATTCCCAAACTAATGACTGAGGACTGTCATGGAACAGAAGTGA CTGTGTTAATTCCGGACACCTGGTGGCTCTGGGTCACATTGGGAGTTTTAGGACTCATTGTACTGGTTCTGCTGATCCTATGTGTGCTTCTGACCAGGCAGCGTAATCGCAGAG AAAGGAGCCATCCAAtctacataaacacacaaccTCCCCCATGCCCACCCTCAACTGCCCAGCTCAGGGTGCCTCAAAACTCCCAGAAGCTGCGCACCCCGAGTCCTGTTAGGGACAACAACAACAGGCCCAAACAGCAACAAAGAGGCCACAAATGA
- the firrm gene encoding uncharacterized protein C1orf112 homolog, producing MSQANTSLLDEVVQWSQETCRLELKSVLPKLTSLHHKSEGWDEHIRVLKIITDMFLPHIAQSDLENECFSKILPKAVTMFDSMTRDILIQVGGLSSQNTELCSLVRNILKSMMQIIDALSACVRHVGTYDEVPDLLAIRTLPTCILKVLRDTFQHCKESEVIYSGRLSLVADLLQGLFKEAYALQKGLLELLDKISLDNSASEEEVCDMVTVIHSLLDICSVISTLDMALHANTWKFLIKQSLKYQTLVEDHLHHNDISTSLCDNLLASFNNAVDLAEQIKHAGLQEATQSTEHKLFQKTAKMCRFFANTLVHYIKEFKAFLTKSCRHFHQIYLQIVSKFPPSLCAPALPPVLLEELNVAALVPMDALLLQLLPLRSFAEVVLQEDLYIPKEHELPQCLLLTNALNQLPSQPEEEVLPLWYAGSQSSEETPRLPLYQAVFTAFRRCYVERKVPVSLPGVMMKGQAQGQVSPHHHVCVCLCASVAVLPTQYFPVLERCLVEAVLQADSQTALLAADVWCFTARYGTAELCLHHVLLIAHLVKSCPSECYQSSHLGLLLRRMLFLMTPNHQMELLERFPPSKSENLPIWRHILLRALSNDARQRVELDVIALTQKALTDWQSGGHTLGQASKVNAVLQCLLVVVRGKPPLEEQCVSSASRIVTQLWSRMTPHQVQSHHVLKYTLQLLLSMTAALVKNIEPQVIVRALTCVDAVVSRKCADQLLLVALEFLSSLGKVFIPPDSQSEILPSLSSLFSSLLSESSWLLHQHALEAFAQFAEITNHEEVISQSLCVEETKTKLVNYLSKAVIAQEGVVSRLERIKAEKSVIEQHIKSLETKTDVSRKLSSESAVHSEPQPKRARQESGADEEYSRYVQTAASALKALHALAKDKSGSKALHPPSWLASSLQELQVLLSEISAATSKN from the exons ATGTCTCAAGCCAATACTTCTCTCCTGGACGAGGTTGTACAATGGAGTCAGGAAACATGCCGCTTGGAGCTCAAGTCGGTCTTACCCAAACTTACT TCTTTACATCATAAGTCTGAGGGTTGGGATGAACATATAC GTGTACTGAAGATAATAACAGACATGTTCCTCCCTCATATTGCCCAGTCAGACCTGGAAAATGAATGCTTCTCCAAGATCTTACCAAAG GCCGTGACAATGTTTGACAGTATGACAAGAGACATCTTAATCCAAGTTGGAGGCTTGTCCAGTCAAAACACAGAGCTGTGTTCCTTAGTGAGGAACATCCTGAAG TCAATGATGCAGATCATTGATGCATTGTCAGCATGTGTGCGTCATGTTGGCACATATGACGAAGTCCCAGACCTTTTGGCCATCCGGACCTTACCGACCTGCATTCTGAAAGTGTTGCGAGACACTTTCCAGCACTGTAAG GAGAGTGAAGTGATCTACAGTGGGCGCCTATCCCTGGTGGCTGACCTTCTACAGGGGCTCTTCAAAGAGGCCTACGCACTCCAGAAGGGTCTGTTGGAGCTGCTGGACAAGATCTCCCTTGATAACAGTGCCTCTGAGGAGGAGGTCTGTGACATGGTCACAG TAATCCACAGCCTTTTGGATATTTGCTCAGTTATCTCTACCCTGGACATGGCACTGCATGCAAACACCTGGAAATTCCTCATCAA ACAGAGTCTAAAGTATCAGACACTGGTGGAGGATCATCTGCATCATAATGACATCAGCACCAGCCTGTGTGACAACCTGTTGGCTTCTTTCAACAACGCTGTGGATTTGGCTGAGCAGATAAAACATGCTGGTCTGCAG GAGGCGACCCAGAGCACAGAGCACAAGCTTTTCCAGAAAACGGCAAAAATGTGCAGATTTTTTGCCAACACATTAGTTCATTACATAAAG GAATTCAAGGCTTTTTTAACAAAGTCTTGCAGGCACTTTCATCAAATCTACCTCCAGATTGTCAG TAAGTTCCCTCCCAGCTTGTGTGCGCCAGCATTGCCCCCTGTTCTTTTAGAAGAGCTGAATGTGGCAGCTCTGGTACCCATGGATGCCCTTCTTTTGCAGCTTCTTCCCCTCAGATCTTTTGCTGAAGTGGTCCTCCAGGAGGACCTGT ACATACCAAAGGAACATGAGCTTCCTCAGTGCCTTTTGCTGACTAACGCCCTGAATCAATTGCCCTCCCAGCCAGAGGAGGAGGTGCTGCCACTTTGGTACGCTGGCAGTCAGTCTTCAGAGGAGACACCCAG GCTTCCTCTCTACCAAGCTGTGTTCACCGCTTTCCGGCGTTGTTATGTTGAACGGAAGGTTCCGGTGTCATTGCCGGGAGTGATGATGAAAGGTCAAGCCCAGGGTCAGGTGTCCCCTCACCATCACGTCTGTGTGTGCCTCTGTGCCAGTGTCGCCGTGCTTCCTACACAATACTTCCCTGTTCTG gAGCGGTGTTTAGTGGAGGCCGTGCTGCAGGCTGACAGTCAGACAGCTCTGTTGGCTGCAGATGTGTGGTGCTTCACTGCACG GTACGGCACAGCTGAACTTTGTCTACATCATGTCCTCCTCATTGCTCATTTG GTGAAAAGCTGTCCATCCGAGTGCTACCAGTCATCCCACCTGGGCCTGCTGCTCAGACGCATGCTTTTCCTCATGACGCCCAACCACCAG ATGGAGTTACTGGAGCGCTTCCCTCCATCCAAATCAGAAAATCTCCCAATATGGCGTCACATCCTCCTTAGGGCTCTTTCAAATGATGCCCGTCAGCGTGTGGAGCTGGACGTCATTGCTTTAACTCAAAAAGCTCTGACCGACTGGCAGAGTGGGGGGCACACACTGGGCCAAGCAAGCAAAGTG AATGCTGTACTACAATGCCTCCTAGTGGTGGTTCGAGGAAAGCCCCCTCTTGAGGAACAGTGTGTATCATCTGCATCAAGGATAGTCACTCAACTGTGGTCGAGAATGACGCCACATCAG GTGCAGAGCCATCATGTGCTGAAGTATACTCTGCAGCTCCTCTTGTCAATGACGGCAGCCTTGGTGAAAAACATTGAACCTCAAGTCATCGTTCGT GCTCTGACGTGTGTGGATGCTGTTGTGTCCCGGAAGTGTGCAGACCAGCTTCTTTTGGTTGCTCTAGAGTTCCTTTCATCACTAGGGAAGGTGTTCATCCCTCCAGACAGCCAG aGTGAAATTCTGCCGAGTTTGAGCAGCCTGTTTAGTTCGCTGCTATCAGAAAGTTCTTGGCTACTACATCAACATGCATTGGAGGCTTTTGCCCAATTTGCAGAG ATAACAAACCACGAAGAGGTCATTTCCCAGAGTTTGTGTGTAGAAGAAACCAAAACCAAGCTGGTGAATTATCTCAGCAAG GCAGTGATTGCTCAGGAAGGTGTGGTGTCACGGCTAGAAAGAATTAAGGCAGAGAAGTCCGTTATCGAGCAGCACATCAAGAGTCTAGAGACCAAAACAGATGTTTCCAGGAAGCTTTCCTCTGAATCTGCGGTCCATTCAGAG CCTCAGCCTAAACGAGCTCGGCAGGAGAGTGGTGCAGATGAGGAGTACAGCCGCTACGTCCAGACTGCTGCCAGTGCACTGAAAGCTCTCCATGCACTCGCTAAAGACAAGTCAGGGAGTAAAGCACTGCATCCTCCTTCGTGGCTGGCATCCAGCCTACAAGAACTGCAGGTGCTGTTAAGTGAAATAAGCGCAGCTACATCTAAAAACTAA